In Janibacter sp. CX7, a single genomic region encodes these proteins:
- a CDS encoding DUF6406 domain-containing protein gives MDTTITLQQNIPTPAWGMRLIAANVHEGAATVIVEPPGEPMVKHQVGAGDTVPFGDRALHVDEITGGGDAGRPGRASGRVTLSVVDGAAR, from the coding sequence ATGGACACGACGATCACGCTGCAGCAGAACATCCCTACCCCGGCATGGGGCATGCGCCTCATCGCCGCCAACGTCCACGAGGGGGCGGCCACGGTCATCGTCGAGCCGCCCGGTGAGCCGATGGTCAAGCACCAGGTCGGGGCGGGCGACACGGTGCCCTTCGGGGATCGCGCCCTGCACGTCGACGAGATCACCGGCGGCGGCGACGCCGGGCGGCCGGGGCGTGCGTCCGGTCGCGTCACCCTCTCCGTGGTCGACGGTGCCGCCCGGTGA
- a CDS encoding C2 family cysteine protease, with product MTLTDGMDVARMRQIAEQLVLQSKQLTGVAQDGSASMSRLVEAWQGPDTEFFSQGWTQAGRQCDETAETLRSFGERMRAQADQQDEASGNRRGGGGGGGGPRGPGGDGDGVSSSNPDIKDDTKDAEYKDVDGPLIDAGGVEPDDVKQGALGDCWLISSMKGIAGTPSGQELIEKNIKDNGDGTYDVTLYRDGEPVVVTVDGKLPVGPNGEPVYANNDGGGREMWPLLYEKAMAKEFGGDYEDLDGDWPAKAIEAMTGNEVETYDEGLMPWDDKDFPGASDLQAKLDDGGVIVASTDGDGKKHSDGDLVSNHAYTVTDVNPETGEVTVQNPWGKGEAPITMSYEEFEKNFARLDVGSTK from the coding sequence ATGACACTGACCGACGGCATGGACGTGGCGCGCATGCGCCAGATCGCCGAACAGCTCGTGCTGCAGTCGAAGCAGCTCACCGGCGTGGCACAGGACGGATCGGCCTCGATGAGCAGGCTCGTCGAGGCGTGGCAGGGGCCGGACACGGAGTTCTTCTCGCAGGGGTGGACGCAGGCGGGGCGTCAGTGCGACGAGACGGCCGAGACGCTGCGCTCCTTCGGGGAGCGGATGCGCGCCCAGGCCGACCAGCAGGACGAGGCCAGCGGCAACCGCCGAGGCGGCGGAGGCGGCGGGGGAGGCCCTCGAGGCCCCGGTGGGGACGGCGACGGTGTCAGCTCCTCCAACCCCGACATCAAGGACGACACCAAGGACGCCGAGTACAAGGACGTCGACGGCCCGCTGATCGACGCGGGCGGGGTCGAGCCCGACGACGTCAAGCAGGGTGCCCTGGGTGACTGCTGGCTGATCAGCTCGATGAAGGGCATCGCCGGCACGCCCTCGGGCCAGGAGCTGATCGAGAAGAACATCAAGGACAACGGGGACGGGACCTACGACGTCACCCTCTACCGCGATGGGGAGCCGGTCGTCGTCACGGTCGACGGCAAGCTGCCGGTCGGTCCCAACGGCGAGCCGGTGTATGCCAACAACGACGGCGGCGGACGCGAGATGTGGCCCCTGCTCTACGAGAAGGCCATGGCCAAGGAGTTCGGCGGGGACTACGAGGACCTCGACGGCGACTGGCCCGCCAAGGCCATCGAGGCCATGACGGGCAACGAGGTGGAGACCTACGACGAGGGGCTCATGCCCTGGGACGACAAGGACTTCCCCGGCGCCTCGGACCTGCAGGCGAAGCTCGACGACGGCGGCGTCATCGTCGCCTCGACCGACGGCGACGGCAAGAAGCACTCGGACGGCGACCTCGTGAGCAACCACGCCTACACCGTCACCGACGTCAACCCCGAGACCGGCGAGGTCACCGTGCAGAACCCGTGGGGCAAGGGTGAGGCACCGATCACCATGAGCTACGAGGAGTTCGAGAAGAACTTCGCCCGTCTCGACGTCGGGTCGACCAAGTGA
- a CDS encoding deoxyguanosinetriphosphate triphosphohydrolase encodes MSSLSDRERWVSEDPVHKRADRDDFARDRGRLIHSAALRRLSAKTQVLGPGSDDFVRNRLTHSLEVAQIGREFGGALGCAADVVEVACLAHDLGHPPFGHNGETALDEVAADIGGFEGNAQTLRILTRLEPKRVHPDGRPAGLNLTRASLDAATKYPWRRGHGPAPTPKFGVYEDDLPVFDWMREGSPGGLVRCLEADVMDWSDDVAYSVHDVEDAVASGRLDLRRLRAADDAAAVIEVAARHFARDLGPDALAEGLERVLATGAVPDGYDGSRAGLAGLKDMTSRLIGRFVHAAEQATRAVHGPGDLGRYDARLVVPEDSRAEVAVLKAVAAHFVMFTGERDDEYAHQRQVVADLAAWFAADPEGRLDADLRSDLAAAPDEAARLRVVVDQVAGLTDVRALALHAQHCH; translated from the coding sequence GTGAGCAGCCTGAGCGACCGCGAGCGGTGGGTCTCCGAGGACCCGGTGCACAAGCGGGCCGACCGTGACGACTTCGCCCGTGACCGCGGCCGGCTGATCCACTCCGCCGCGCTGCGGCGACTGTCGGCCAAGACGCAGGTGCTCGGGCCCGGCAGCGACGACTTCGTCCGCAACCGGCTGACGCACAGCCTCGAGGTGGCCCAGATCGGGCGTGAGTTCGGCGGGGCGCTGGGCTGCGCGGCCGACGTCGTCGAGGTGGCCTGCCTCGCGCACGACCTGGGGCATCCCCCCTTCGGCCACAACGGCGAGACGGCGCTCGACGAGGTCGCCGCGGACATCGGTGGCTTCGAGGGCAATGCGCAGACCCTGCGCATCCTCACCCGGCTCGAGCCCAAGCGCGTGCACCCCGACGGACGCCCGGCCGGGCTCAACCTCACCCGCGCCAGCCTCGACGCGGCGACCAAGTACCCGTGGCGGCGCGGCCACGGGCCGGCGCCCACGCCGAAGTTCGGGGTCTACGAGGACGACCTGCCGGTCTTCGACTGGATGCGCGAAGGGAGCCCCGGTGGCCTCGTGCGCTGCCTCGAGGCCGACGTCATGGACTGGTCGGACGACGTCGCCTACTCCGTGCACGACGTCGAGGACGCCGTCGCCTCCGGTCGGCTGGACCTGCGCCGGCTGCGGGCCGCCGACGACGCGGCCGCGGTCATCGAGGTCGCGGCGCGGCACTTCGCCCGGGACCTCGGGCCCGACGCGCTCGCCGAAGGTCTCGAGCGGGTGCTCGCGACCGGTGCCGTGCCCGACGGCTACGACGGCTCGCGGGCCGGGCTCGCGGGGCTCAAGGACATGACCTCACGACTCATCGGGCGCTTCGTCCACGCGGCGGAGCAGGCGACCCGTGCCGTGCACGGGCCCGGCGACCTCGGCCGCTACGACGCCCGCCTCGTCGTGCCCGAGGACTCGCGCGCCGAGGTCGCGGTGCTCAAGGCGGTGGCCGCCCACTTCGTCATGTTCACCGGTGAGCGGGACGACGAGTACGCCCACCAGCGGCAGGTCGTCGCCGACCTCGCGGCGTGGTTCGCCGCCGACCCCGAGGGAAGGCTCGACGCCGACCTGCGCAGCGACCTCGCTGCGGCGCCCGACGAGGCGGCCCGTCTACGGGTCGTCGTCGACCAGGTGGCGGGCCTGACCGACGTGCGGGCGCTGGCACTGCACGCGCAGCACTGCCACTAG
- a CDS encoding pyruvate carboxylase, with protein MFHKILVANRGEIAIRAFRAATELDATTVAVYPIEDRLSEHRMKADEAYLIGEEGHPVRAYLDHEDVVRVAREAGVDAIYPGYGFLSENPQLAEECARHGITFIGPPATVLELTGNKARAIAAARAAGLPTLRGAEATTDLDALAAAAEEIGFPVFVKAVSGGGGRGMRRVERREDLRDALEAAQREAESAFGDPTLYLEEAVVNPRHIEVQVVGDASGEVLHFFERDCSVQRRHQKVVEIAPAPNLDPDLRERMCADAVRFAKSIGYVNAGTVEFLLGEDGRYVFIEMNPRIQVEHTVTEEVTEVDLVVMQLRIAAGATLAELGMRQEDIGTHGFALQCRITTEDPANGFRPDSGTISAYRSAGGSGVRLDGGTTFVGAEVSAHFDSMLVKLTCRARTFPLAVRRARRALAEFRVRGVATNLPFLEAVLADPDFQAGRVTTSFIDERPELLAAPTGKDRATKLLTYLADVTVNQPHGPRTSDLRPRTKLPTLPEGERPEGSRDRLLRLGPAGFAADLRSRTDVPVTDTTFRDAHQSLLATRVRTRDLLHVAEHVSRLTPQLLSVEAWGGATYDVALRFLHEDPWERLSALHEAMPNVALQMLLRGRNTVGYTPYPTSVTDAFVAEAARTGLSIFRIFDALNDVDQMRPAIESVLATDTAVAEVALCYTGNLLDPGEEIYTLDYYLRLAERIVDAGAHVLAIKDMAGLLRAPAAARLVTALRERFDLPVHLHTHDTAGGQIGTLLAAIGAGVDAVDAASATMAGTTSQPSLSALVAATDGTDRPTGLDIEQVFALEPYWEGVRRLYAPFESGLASPTGRVYRHEIPGGQLSNLRQQAIALGLGERFEEVEDMYAAADAMLGHIVKVTPSSKVVGDLALSLVGLGADPAQFEADPARFDIPDSVIGFLRGDLGDPPGGWPEPFRSKALEGRREQPPTADLTPEQEQALRDAPRETLNELLFPGPTQEMRTARASFGDTSVLDTGLFLHGLEQGRDDEVEIEPGKTLTIGLSSVSEPDEHGMRTVMGTVNGQLRPVQVRDRGVDAEVVAAEKADPGASGQVAAPFAGVVTVQVAEGDEVEAGATVATIEAMKMEAGITTPVAGTVRRLAVGARQQVEGGDLLVVVE; from the coding sequence GTGTTCCACAAGATCCTCGTCGCCAACCGAGGCGAGATCGCCATCCGCGCCTTCCGCGCCGCCACCGAGCTCGACGCGACCACCGTCGCGGTCTACCCGATCGAGGACCGGCTCTCCGAGCACCGGATGAAGGCCGACGAGGCCTACCTCATCGGTGAGGAGGGGCACCCGGTCCGGGCCTACCTCGACCACGAGGACGTCGTGCGCGTGGCTCGTGAGGCCGGGGTCGACGCGATCTACCCCGGGTACGGGTTCCTGTCGGAGAACCCCCAGCTCGCCGAGGAGTGCGCCCGGCACGGCATCACCTTCATCGGTCCCCCGGCCACGGTCCTCGAGCTCACCGGCAACAAGGCGCGTGCGATCGCGGCGGCCAGGGCCGCCGGTCTGCCGACGCTGCGCGGTGCCGAGGCCACGACGGACCTCGACGCCCTCGCGGCGGCCGCCGAGGAGATCGGCTTCCCGGTCTTCGTCAAGGCCGTGAGCGGCGGTGGCGGTCGCGGCATGCGCCGGGTCGAGCGAAGGGAGGACCTCCGGGACGCGCTGGAGGCCGCCCAGCGCGAGGCCGAGTCGGCCTTCGGCGACCCGACGCTCTACCTCGAGGAGGCCGTGGTCAACCCGCGGCACATCGAGGTCCAGGTCGTCGGTGACGCCAGCGGTGAGGTCCTCCACTTCTTCGAGCGGGACTGCTCGGTGCAGCGGCGCCACCAGAAGGTCGTCGAGATCGCCCCGGCGCCCAACCTCGACCCCGACCTGCGCGAGCGGATGTGCGCCGACGCGGTGCGTTTCGCGAAGTCCATCGGCTACGTCAACGCCGGCACCGTCGAGTTCCTCCTCGGCGAGGACGGCCGCTACGTCTTCATCGAGATGAACCCGCGCATCCAGGTCGAGCACACCGTGACCGAGGAGGTCACCGAGGTCGACCTCGTCGTCATGCAGCTGCGGATCGCGGCCGGCGCGACCCTCGCCGAGCTCGGCATGCGCCAGGAGGACATCGGCACGCACGGCTTCGCCCTGCAGTGTCGGATCACGACCGAGGACCCGGCCAACGGGTTCCGCCCGGACTCGGGCACGATCTCCGCCTACCGCTCCGCCGGCGGCTCCGGGGTGCGCCTCGACGGCGGCACGACCTTCGTCGGCGCCGAGGTGAGCGCCCACTTCGACTCGATGCTCGTCAAGCTCACCTGCCGCGCCCGCACCTTCCCGCTCGCGGTCCGTCGGGCCCGGCGGGCGCTCGCCGAGTTCCGCGTCCGCGGGGTGGCGACCAACCTGCCCTTCCTCGAAGCGGTGCTCGCCGACCCCGACTTCCAGGCCGGCCGGGTGACGACGAGCTTCATCGACGAGCGCCCCGAGCTGCTCGCGGCCCCCACGGGCAAGGACCGGGCGACCAAGCTGCTCACCTACCTCGCCGACGTCACGGTCAACCAGCCGCACGGCCCGCGCACGAGCGACCTGCGCCCCCGGACCAAGCTGCCGACGTTGCCCGAGGGCGAGCGCCCCGAGGGTAGCCGTGACCGCCTCCTGCGTCTGGGCCCCGCCGGATTCGCCGCCGACCTGCGCTCCCGCACCGACGTCCCGGTGACCGACACGACCTTCCGCGACGCCCACCAGTCGCTGCTCGCCACCCGGGTGCGCACCCGTGACCTGCTCCACGTCGCCGAGCACGTCTCCCGGCTCACCCCGCAGCTGCTGTCCGTCGAGGCCTGGGGCGGCGCGACCTACGACGTCGCCCTGCGCTTCCTCCACGAGGACCCGTGGGAGCGGCTCTCGGCCCTGCACGAGGCGATGCCCAACGTCGCCCTTCAGATGCTCCTGCGCGGGCGCAACACCGTCGGCTACACGCCCTACCCGACGAGCGTCACCGACGCCTTCGTCGCCGAGGCCGCCCGCACCGGCCTGTCGATCTTTCGCATCTTCGACGCGCTCAACGACGTCGACCAGATGCGCCCCGCGATCGAGTCTGTGCTCGCGACCGACACCGCGGTCGCCGAGGTCGCCCTGTGCTACACCGGCAACCTCCTCGACCCGGGCGAGGAGATCTACACGCTCGACTACTACCTGCGCCTGGCCGAGCGGATCGTCGACGCCGGCGCGCACGTCCTGGCGATCAAGGACATGGCCGGGCTGCTGCGCGCCCCCGCGGCGGCCCGCCTGGTGACCGCGCTGCGCGAGCGGTTCGACCTCCCGGTGCACCTGCACACCCACGACACCGCAGGCGGCCAGATCGGCACCCTCCTCGCGGCGATCGGGGCCGGCGTCGACGCCGTCGACGCGGCGAGCGCGACGATGGCCGGCACCACCTCGCAGCCCTCGCTGTCCGCCCTCGTCGCGGCGACCGACGGCACGGACCGGCCGACCGGCCTGGACATCGAGCAGGTCTTCGCGCTCGAGCCCTACTGGGAGGGCGTGCGGCGCCTCTACGCGCCCTTCGAGTCCGGGCTGGCCTCCCCCACCGGCCGTGTCTACCGGCACGAGATCCCCGGCGGGCAGCTGTCCAATCTGCGCCAGCAGGCGATCGCGCTCGGGCTCGGGGAGCGCTTCGAGGAGGTCGAGGACATGTACGCGGCGGCCGACGCGATGCTCGGCCACATCGTCAAGGTGACGCCGAGCAGCAAGGTCGTCGGCGACCTCGCGCTCTCCCTCGTCGGCCTCGGTGCGGACCCGGCGCAGTTCGAGGCCGACCCGGCCCGCTTCGACATCCCCGACTCGGTCATCGGGTTCCTCCGTGGTGACCTCGGCGACCCGCCCGGCGGGTGGCCCGAGCCCTTCCGCAGCAAGGCGCTCGAGGGTCGGCGCGAGCAGCCTCCGACCGCCGACCTCACCCCCGAGCAGGAGCAGGCACTGCGCGACGCCCCGCGCGAGACGCTCAACGAGCTGCTCTTCCCCGGCCCTACCCAGGAGATGCGCACCGCCCGGGCGAGCTTCGGCGACACCTCGGTGCTCGACACCGGCCTCTTTCTCCACGGCCTCGAGCAGGGGCGCGACGACGAGGTCGAGATCGAGCCGGGCAAGACCCTGACGATCGGCCTGAGCTCGGTGAGCGAGCCCGACGAGCACGGGATGCGCACCGTGATGGGCACGGTCAACGGTCAGCTGCGGCCGGTCCAGGTCCGCGACCGCGGCGTCGACGCAGAGGTCGTCGCGGCCGAGAAGGCCGACCCGGGCGCCTCCGGTCAGGTCGCGGCCCCCTTCGCCGGGGTCGTCACGGTTCAGGTCGCCGAGGGCGACGAGGTCGAGGCGGGCGCCACCGTCGCGACGATCGAGGCGATGAAGATGGAGGCCGGCATCACGACCCCCGTGGCGGGCACGGTGCGCCGGCTCGCGGTCGGCGCACGCCAGCAGGTCGAAGGGGGCGACCTGCTCGTCGTCGTGGAGTGA
- the dusB gene encoding tRNA dihydrouridine synthase DusB produces the protein MTTQILDPTAPATTGERVLPPLRIGRHVIDSPVVLAPMAGITNRAFRRLCREAGDAGLAASGLTGASSLYVNEMVTSRALVERTPESMRLIEHDEDERPRSVQLYSVDPATTAAAVRMLVTEDRADHIDLNFGCPVPKVTRKGGGAALPWKRDLFRAIVSAAVTEGAKGDVPVTVKMRKGIDDEHLTYLEAARAAVDEGVAAVALHGRTASQAYSGQADWSAIKLLKETITEVPVLGNGDIWSAEDALAMVEQTGCDGVVVGRGCLGRPWLFADLSAAFAGAQVRVTPTLGEVAATLRRHAELLTDFYAGDELRACRDIRKHIAWYLKGFPAGSTVRNQLALVDSLAALDRLIDTMDLSSPWPGEAAEGQRGRAGSSRVVALPENWLASRELDEAQRAQVAAAEQSVADGG, from the coding sequence ATGACCACCCAGATCCTTGACCCCACCGCCCCCGCCACCACGGGGGAGCGCGTGCTGCCTCCCCTTCGCATCGGCCGGCACGTCATCGACTCGCCGGTCGTCTTGGCACCGATGGCCGGCATCACCAACCGCGCCTTCCGTCGCCTGTGCCGGGAGGCCGGCGACGCCGGGCTCGCCGCGAGCGGGCTGACCGGCGCGAGCAGCCTCTACGTCAACGAGATGGTCACCTCGCGCGCGCTCGTCGAGCGCACGCCGGAGTCGATGCGCCTCATCGAGCACGACGAGGACGAGCGGCCGCGCAGCGTGCAGCTCTACAGCGTCGACCCGGCGACGACCGCCGCCGCCGTGCGGATGCTCGTCACCGAGGACCGGGCCGACCACATCGACCTCAACTTCGGCTGCCCGGTGCCCAAGGTGACCCGCAAGGGCGGGGGAGCGGCACTGCCGTGGAAGCGTGACCTCTTCCGCGCCATCGTCTCCGCCGCCGTCACCGAGGGGGCGAAGGGGGACGTCCCCGTCACCGTGAAGATGCGCAAGGGCATCGACGACGAGCACCTGACCTACCTCGAGGCCGCCCGCGCTGCCGTCGACGAGGGTGTCGCCGCGGTCGCCCTGCACGGTCGCACCGCCTCGCAGGCCTACTCGGGCCAAGCCGACTGGTCGGCGATCAAGCTGCTCAAGGAGACGATCACCGAGGTGCCGGTCCTCGGCAACGGTGACATCTGGTCGGCCGAGGACGCACTGGCGATGGTGGAGCAGACCGGCTGCGACGGGGTCGTCGTCGGTCGCGGCTGCCTCGGCCGACCGTGGCTCTTCGCCGACCTGTCCGCCGCCTTCGCGGGGGCGCAGGTGCGTGTCACGCCGACCCTCGGCGAGGTCGCCGCGACGCTGCGCCGGCACGCCGAGCTGCTCACCGACTTCTACGCCGGCGACGAGCTGCGCGCCTGCCGCGACATCCGCAAGCACATCGCGTGGTACCTCAAGGGGTTTCCCGCCGGCTCGACCGTGCGCAACCAGCTCGCGCTCGTCGACTCGCTCGCCGCGCTCGACCGGCTCATCGACACGATGGACCTGTCGAGCCCCTGGCCGGGGGAGGCCGCCGAGGGCCAGCGTGGTCGTGCCGGATCCTCGCGCGTCGTCGCCCTGCCGGAGAACTGGCTGGCCTCGCGCGAGCTCGACGAGGCCCAGCGGGCGCAGGTCGCCGCCGCCGAGCAGTCCGTCGCCGACGGCGGCTGA
- a CDS encoding cation diffusion facilitator family transporter: MNTATPRPNLERYAWLSVAAALATIALKTGAWWITDSVGLLADAAESIVNLVAAIAALVALRVAARAADDNHHFGHSKAEYFSAAIEGGMIFVAATFIIWQSVGRLLTPQPIEQAGTGLAISVVASVINGAVAVVLLRAGREHRSITLRADGQHLLTDVWTSVGVVVGVLLVVLTGIDWLDPVVALLVGANIIWTGWKLVSESSRGLMDESLSPETNARIAAALDRHRSDDIDIHGLRTRGAGHLSFAEMHVLVPGAWSVRRAHDHVEEIERALEAEFEDLSVTTHIEPREDPRAYDDFGDYEVPIRPLTPESEETP; this comes from the coding sequence ATGAACACCGCCACCCCGCGCCCGAACCTCGAGCGCTATGCCTGGTTGTCGGTCGCCGCGGCCCTCGCGACGATCGCGCTCAAGACCGGCGCGTGGTGGATCACCGACTCGGTCGGCCTGCTCGCCGACGCCGCCGAGTCGATCGTCAATCTCGTCGCCGCGATCGCCGCACTCGTCGCCCTGCGGGTCGCGGCGCGCGCTGCCGACGACAACCACCACTTCGGCCACAGCAAGGCGGAGTACTTCTCGGCGGCCATCGAGGGCGGGATGATCTTCGTCGCCGCGACCTTCATCATCTGGCAGTCCGTCGGTCGCCTGCTCACCCCGCAGCCGATCGAGCAGGCGGGCACCGGTCTGGCGATCTCGGTGGTCGCATCGGTCATCAACGGCGCGGTCGCCGTGGTGCTGCTGCGGGCCGGCCGAGAGCACCGGTCCATCACCCTGCGGGCGGACGGCCAGCACCTGCTCACCGACGTGTGGACCTCCGTCGGTGTCGTCGTCGGCGTGCTGCTCGTCGTGCTCACCGGCATCGACTGGCTCGACCCGGTCGTCGCCCTGCTCGTCGGCGCCAACATCATCTGGACGGGGTGGAAGCTCGTCAGCGAGTCCAGCCGCGGCCTCATGGACGAGTCCCTCTCCCCCGAGACCAATGCCCGCATCGCGGCGGCCCTCGACCGGCACCGCAGCGACGACATCGACATCCACGGGCTGCGCACCCGAGGCGCCGGGCACCTGTCCTTCGCCGAGATGCACGTGCTCGTCCCGGGAGCCTGGTCGGTGCGTCGCGCCCACGACCACGTCGAGGAGATCGAGCGCGCTCTCGAGGCGGAGTTCGAGGACCTGTCCGTGACGACCCACATCGAGCCCCGAGAGGACCCGCGCGCCTACGACGACTTCGGCGACTACGAGGTCCCGATCCGACCCCTGACCCCCGAATCCGAGGAGACCCCGTGA
- a CDS encoding sulfurtransferase, which yields MTALITADDLQHEITENDLVVLDVQYTLTGDGPRLYSEGHVPGAPFVDLDTVLAGPAGEGGRHPLPDVETLQAGLRAAGLDDDSRVVVYDQGTSLGAARAWWVLRWAGVEDVRVLDGGLAAWRAAGGTVVTEPVSPEPGEVHLEAEQLVELDAEDAVATAKLGVLIDSRSPERFRGESEPIDPVAGHIPGAVNVPMSDLVQPDGRLRPARELRERFAREDIDEVTVVGTYCGSGITAAHTALALHEAGVDADVYVGSWSEWITDPGRPVATGA from the coding sequence GTGACCGCCCTGATCACCGCCGACGACCTGCAGCACGAGATCACCGAGAACGACCTCGTCGTCCTCGACGTCCAGTACACGCTCACCGGCGACGGGCCTCGCCTCTACTCCGAGGGCCACGTGCCGGGCGCTCCCTTCGTCGACCTCGACACGGTCCTCGCCGGCCCCGCGGGCGAAGGGGGGCGGCACCCCCTGCCCGACGTGGAGACGCTGCAGGCCGGCCTGCGCGCGGCCGGTCTCGACGACGACTCGCGCGTCGTCGTCTACGACCAGGGCACCTCGCTCGGCGCCGCCCGGGCGTGGTGGGTCCTGCGGTGGGCCGGGGTCGAGGACGTGCGCGTCCTCGACGGCGGACTGGCCGCATGGCGCGCCGCCGGCGGCACCGTGGTCACCGAGCCGGTGAGCCCGGAGCCGGGCGAGGTCCACCTCGAGGCCGAACAGCTCGTCGAGCTCGACGCCGAGGACGCCGTCGCCACGGCCAAGCTCGGGGTGCTCATCGACTCCCGCTCGCCGGAGCGCTTCCGCGGCGAGAGCGAGCCGATCGACCCGGTCGCCGGCCACATCCCCGGCGCCGTCAACGTGCCGATGAGCGACCTCGTGCAGCCCGACGGGCGGCTGCGGCCGGCGCGCGAGCTGCGCGAGCGTTTCGCCCGCGAGGACATCGACGAGGTGACCGTCGTCGGTACCTACTGCGGCTCGGGAATCACCGCGGCCCACACCGCCCTCGCCCTGCACGAGGCGGGCGTCGACGCCGACGTCTACGTCGGCAGCTGGAGCGAGTGGATCACCGACCCGGGCCGCCCGGTCGCCACCGGCGCCTGA
- a CDS encoding dienelactone hydrolase family protein has translation MGSVTPDQRTVVPVDGGELPVQVFLPPSGSGPGLVVCQEIFGVTDYIRSRARDLADLGYVVLVPESYWRLGSPVIGEDADHLEEAMGAAGRLDWGQTVADTVAATRVLRERPEVTGPVGLLGFCFGGGLAWATTAALTQAGEPPAALVAYYGSQIPTLLELADLVRVPQLHHWGTADQFIPVEGVAAVEAATRGDATTFVRHEGAGHAFDNPTPVFHHPQASAEAWAHTGEWLAEQLPPA, from the coding sequence ATGGGCTCCGTGACTCCTGACCAGCGCACCGTCGTCCCCGTCGACGGGGGCGAGCTGCCCGTCCAGGTCTTCCTGCCGCCGAGCGGCAGCGGACCGGGTCTGGTCGTCTGCCAGGAGATCTTCGGCGTCACCGACTACATCCGCTCCCGGGCCCGGGACCTCGCCGACCTCGGCTACGTCGTGCTCGTGCCCGAGTCCTACTGGCGCCTGGGCAGCCCGGTGATCGGCGAGGACGCCGACCACCTCGAGGAGGCCATGGGCGCCGCCGGGAGACTCGACTGGGGGCAGACCGTCGCCGACACCGTCGCCGCGACCCGGGTGCTGCGCGAGCGCCCCGAGGTCACCGGCCCGGTGGGGCTGCTCGGCTTCTGCTTCGGCGGCGGACTCGCCTGGGCGACGACGGCTGCGCTCACGCAGGCCGGTGAGCCGCCGGCGGCGCTCGTCGCCTACTACGGCTCCCAGATCCCGACCCTGCTCGAGCTCGCCGACCTCGTGCGGGTCCCGCAGCTGCACCACTGGGGAACCGCCGACCAGTTCATCCCCGTCGAGGGGGTCGCCGCCGTCGAGGCCGCCACGCGGGGCGATGCGACGACCTTCGTGCGGCACGAGGGTGCCGGGCACGCCTTCGACAATCCCACCCCGGTCTTCCACCACCCACAGGCCTCCGCCGAGGCCTGGGCGCACACCGGCGAGTGGCTCGCCGAGCAGCTCCCGCCGGCCTGA
- a CDS encoding alpha/beta fold hydrolase, producing MSRAGAPIRLLLVHGSRLNAAAWIPLEEALLGRIVCHHVDLPGHGLAAELPFTMVGALEAVSRGVAELDPGRHRVVLAGHSLGGYVAMEWAAQHHMVLAGLVLMGSTAEPSSRLAGVYRSMASALRTGLGDERRAPRIREADAASLRRIIGERTATAVLERGPGLAAIPDAWDAVIDEVDLGSLTDVDVPILAVNGEFDQFRVGEGRARRLRQDLEVVHVPGATHFAPMTHPLPVARAIAEFVAGLPA from the coding sequence ATGAGCCGAGCCGGGGCGCCGATCCGACTCCTGCTGGTCCACGGCAGTCGGCTCAACGCCGCGGCGTGGATCCCGCTCGAGGAGGCGCTCCTCGGGCGGATCGTGTGCCACCACGTCGACCTGCCCGGCCACGGGCTGGCCGCGGAGCTGCCCTTCACCATGGTGGGGGCGCTCGAGGCGGTCAGCCGGGGCGTGGCCGAGCTCGACCCCGGCCGGCACCGGGTGGTGCTCGCGGGCCACAGCCTCGGCGGGTACGTCGCGATGGAGTGGGCCGCGCAGCACCACATGGTCCTGGCCGGTCTGGTGCTCATGGGCTCGACCGCCGAGCCGAGCTCCCGGCTCGCGGGCGTCTACCGGTCGATGGCCTCCGCGCTGCGGACCGGTTTGGGTGACGAGCGGCGCGCCCCGCGCATCCGCGAGGCGGATGCCGCGTCGCTGCGTCGGATCATCGGTGAGCGGACCGCTACAGCCGTCCTCGAGCGCGGGCCGGGCCTCGCGGCGATCCCCGACGCGTGGGACGCGGTCATCGACGAGGTCGACCTGGGGTCGCTCACCGATGTCGACGTGCCGATCCTCGCGGTCAACGGCGAGTTCGACCAGTTCCGCGTCGGCGAAGGGAGGGCCCGTCGCCTGCGTCAGGACCTCGAGGTCGTCCACGTGCCAGGGGCCACGCACTTCGCGCCGATGACCCACCCGCTGCCCGTGGCCCGGGCGATCGCCGAGTTCGTCGCCGGCCTGCCGGCCTGA